A single Longimicrobium sp. DNA region contains:
- a CDS encoding ATP-binding protein, translating to MRTQSRREGAVWIAAAVGATLALLQYPGSFGEAPVALTYLLVVLGASARGGRRLGLVLALLCFFAFNFFFLEPRYTLAIRSRSDWLVLLAFVVASAVATMLLARAQSEAAAARERASEIDRLATLGAEALNAGRAEDAVGAIARVVRSGLGVAVCEIFLGDGEGRRVQRVARATEGGTETRPVSWDGGAPGDTAGWGADGSMTETQLMVSGDARSLLIPLRVRERSVGVLRLESVRAIHLDAAQTRFTEALAYYAALAIDRVRLAAAQEHAEALREADRLKDALLASVSHDLRTPLTTIKALSQAIADEGDERALVVVEEADRLNRFVSDLLDFSRLNGGAPVLRAELVAAEDVIGAALQQVSGTYPDRPIDASLDPAHDLLVGRFDFDHTLRALVNLIDNALKYSPPGAPVRVVAAREGDRVAFSVADRGAGIAPEDGARIFEPFYRARGTADAGGTGLGLSIAQRAVELQGGELRYAPRPGGGSEFVILLPAVDPAELAAM from the coding sequence GTGCGCACGCAGAGCCGCCGCGAAGGCGCGGTGTGGATCGCGGCGGCGGTCGGCGCGACGCTGGCGCTGCTCCAGTACCCGGGCAGCTTCGGCGAGGCGCCCGTCGCGCTCACGTACCTGCTGGTGGTGCTGGGCGCCAGCGCGCGCGGGGGACGCCGGCTGGGGCTGGTGCTGGCGCTGCTCTGCTTCTTCGCCTTCAACTTCTTCTTCCTGGAGCCCCGCTACACGCTCGCCATCCGCTCCCGGTCGGACTGGCTGGTGCTGCTCGCCTTCGTGGTGGCCAGCGCGGTCGCCACCATGCTGCTCGCCCGCGCCCAGTCCGAGGCCGCCGCCGCGCGGGAGCGGGCGAGCGAGATCGACCGCCTCGCCACGCTGGGCGCGGAGGCGCTGAACGCGGGACGGGCCGAGGATGCGGTAGGCGCCATCGCGCGGGTGGTGCGATCGGGGCTGGGCGTGGCGGTGTGCGAGATCTTTCTGGGCGATGGGGAGGGCCGGCGCGTGCAGCGGGTGGCGCGCGCCACCGAGGGCGGTACCGAGACGCGGCCGGTGTCGTGGGATGGCGGTGCGCCGGGCGACACCGCCGGTTGGGGCGCGGACGGCTCGATGACCGAGACGCAGCTCATGGTCTCGGGCGACGCGCGGTCGCTGCTGATCCCGTTGCGCGTGCGGGAGCGCTCCGTGGGCGTGCTGCGGCTGGAGAGCGTGCGCGCGATCCACCTTGATGCGGCGCAGACGCGCTTCACCGAGGCGCTCGCCTACTATGCCGCGCTCGCCATCGACCGGGTGCGGCTCGCGGCAGCGCAGGAGCACGCCGAGGCGCTGCGCGAGGCCGACCGCCTCAAGGATGCGCTGCTGGCCTCCGTCTCTCACGACCTTCGCACGCCGCTCACCACCATCAAGGCGCTCTCGCAGGCCATCGCGGACGAAGGGGACGAGCGGGCGCTGGTGGTGGTGGAGGAGGCGGACCGGCTGAACCGCTTCGTGTCCGACCTGCTCGACTTCTCGCGGCTGAACGGGGGCGCGCCGGTGCTGCGCGCGGAGCTGGTGGCGGCGGAGGACGTGATCGGCGCGGCGCTGCAGCAGGTGTCGGGCACCTATCCGGACCGCCCCATCGACGCATCGCTCGACCCCGCGCACGACCTCCTGGTGGGGCGCTTCGACTTCGACCACACGCTGCGCGCCCTGGTCAACCTGATCGACAACGCGCTCAAGTATTCGCCTCCCGGCGCGCCGGTGCGGGTGGTGGCCGCGCGCGAAGGCGATCGCGTGGCGTTCAGCGTCGCGGACCGCGGCGCCGGGATCGCGCCGGAGGATGGAGCGCGCATCTTCGAGCCGTTCTACCGTGCGCGCGGCACGGCGGACGCGGGGGGCACGGGGCTGGGGCTCTCCATCGCGCAGCGTGCGGTCGAGCTGCAGGGCGGGGAGCTGCGGTACGCGCCGCGGCCCGGCGGCGGCAGCGAGTTCGTCATCCTCCTCCCCGCCGTCGATCCCGCGGAGCTCGCGGCGATGTGA
- a CDS encoding VOC family protein, whose protein sequence is MIAPAPSREEDIIAHALGFRVLWQYGDFGAVERGDASLMLCEGEQGHAGTWVYLGVSDADALHEELRARGALIRHPPTNYPWGSRELHVTDPDGHVLRFGADLREGEPMGEWLDSKGGRWMPEPDGGWRRVS, encoded by the coding sequence ATCATTGCACCGGCCCCTTCGCGTGAGGAGGACATCATCGCTCATGCGCTGGGGTTCCGCGTGCTGTGGCAGTACGGCGACTTCGGAGCGGTGGAGCGCGGAGATGCGTCGTTGATGCTCTGCGAGGGAGAGCAGGGGCACGCCGGCACCTGGGTCTACCTGGGCGTGAGCGACGCCGATGCGCTGCACGAGGAGCTGCGCGCCCGCGGGGCCCTCATCCGGCATCCTCCCACCAACTATCCGTGGGGCTCGCGCGAGCTGCACGTGACCGATCCCGACGGCCACGTGCTGCGCTTCGGCGCGGATCTGCGCGAGGGGGAGCCGATGGGTGAATGGCTGGACAGCAAGGGTGGACGCTGGATGCCCGAGCCGGATGGTGGCTGGCGACGCGTTTCGTGA
- a CDS encoding RNA polymerase sigma-70 factor: MTADDPEILARLRQGDDAAFAEAFRAHYAALVVAADRMLGDRAAAEDVAQETMLELWRRRESLPADTRIRAYLYQSVRNRALNHIRHLRVARRAEPDLPLPTAPDPADAAALTGELDVAMKAAVGALPDDVRETFQMSRIDGLTYAEIARTLGVSVKTVEARMGRALRSLRDRLAPWLPSGGGW, from the coding sequence TTGACGGCCGACGATCCGGAAATCCTGGCCCGCCTAAGGCAAGGCGACGACGCGGCGTTCGCGGAAGCGTTCCGGGCGCACTACGCCGCGCTCGTCGTGGCCGCGGACCGGATGCTGGGCGACCGGGCGGCGGCGGAGGACGTGGCGCAGGAGACGATGCTGGAGCTCTGGCGCCGGCGCGAGTCGCTCCCCGCCGACACCCGCATCCGCGCCTACCTGTACCAGTCCGTCCGCAACCGGGCCCTCAACCACATCCGCCACCTGCGTGTGGCCCGCCGGGCCGAGCCGGACCTCCCCCTTCCCACCGCCCCCGACCCCGCCGACGCCGCCGCCCTCACCGGCGAGCTGGACGTCGCGATGAAGGCCGCGGTGGGCGCGCTTCCGGACGACGTGCGGGAAACGTTCCAGATGAGCCGCATCGACGGCCTCACCTACGCCGAGATCGCCCGCACCCTCGGCGTGTCCGTGAAGACCGTGGAGGCGCGCATGGGCCGCGCCCTCCGCTCCCTTCGCGACCGCCTCGCGCCCTGGCTTCCGTCTGGCGGCGGGTGGTAG
- a CDS encoding PadR family transcriptional regulator — translation MPADPAPEQFLPLTPATFHILLTLVQEERHGYGIMQEITQSSGGELRIGPGTLYGSLKRLVADRLVEEVGDRALEDPRRRYYRLTALGRAVARAEAQRMVSMVRTARSKKLIGPAGA, via the coding sequence ATGCCCGCCGATCCAGCACCGGAGCAGTTCCTGCCGCTCACGCCGGCCACCTTTCACATCCTCCTCACGCTGGTGCAGGAGGAGCGGCACGGCTACGGGATCATGCAGGAGATCACGCAATCCAGCGGCGGCGAGCTGCGGATCGGGCCGGGGACGCTCTACGGCTCGCTGAAGCGCCTGGTGGCGGACCGTCTCGTGGAGGAGGTGGGCGACCGCGCCCTGGAGGACCCGCGCCGCCGCTACTACCGTCTGACGGCGCTGGGGCGGGCCGTCGCGCGCGCCGAAGCCCAGCGCATGGTGTCGATGGTCCGCACCGCGCGCAGCAAGAAGCTCATCGGCCCGGCGGGCGCATGA
- a CDS encoding FecR domain-containing protein, with the protein MSDVNRSSSSSGEADWDAIARAMAGEGAPEEREALRSHLAEHPGRVELVDALDAASRRMAADAHAGVDVEAALASVMARRDVVAADAPAIPFRARKPAPVRRWTMPALSAAAMLLLALAGALFWRTTTRAPEARYATAAGALRDVRLADGTRVKLGGSSVLTVAAGYGDAAREVAVQGDAFFEVVHDARRPFVVRTHDARVLDLGTAFTVRADSAAGTRVVVTQGVVTLGIEGGKQDTLRAGDRGHTAGRRVRVERRAATGDDVAWTRGEIVFRDVPLATAAAELRRWFGVTVVVDDPALARRRINASFDRSQSVDDVLRVLAATTGGAVQRRGERLFITRAGP; encoded by the coding sequence ATGAGCGACGTGAACCGATCCTCCAGCTCCTCCGGCGAAGCCGACTGGGACGCCATCGCCCGCGCGATGGCCGGCGAAGGTGCGCCCGAAGAGCGCGAGGCGCTGCGCAGCCACCTCGCGGAGCACCCCGGCCGCGTGGAGCTGGTCGATGCCCTGGACGCCGCCAGCCGCCGAATGGCCGCCGACGCGCACGCCGGAGTGGACGTGGAGGCGGCGCTCGCGTCGGTGATGGCGCGTCGCGACGTGGTGGCGGCGGATGCCCCGGCGATCCCCTTCCGCGCGCGGAAGCCGGCACCGGTGCGCCGCTGGACGATGCCGGCGCTCTCCGCGGCCGCCATGCTGCTGCTCGCGCTGGCCGGGGCGCTGTTCTGGCGCACGACCACGCGCGCTCCGGAGGCGCGGTACGCCACCGCCGCGGGCGCGCTGCGCGACGTGCGCCTGGCGGATGGGACGCGCGTGAAGCTGGGTGGATCGAGCGTGCTGACCGTCGCCGCGGGCTACGGCGATGCGGCGCGCGAGGTGGCGGTGCAGGGCGACGCCTTCTTCGAGGTGGTGCACGATGCGCGGCGCCCCTTCGTGGTGCGCACCCACGACGCCCGGGTGCTCGACCTGGGGACGGCGTTCACGGTGCGCGCGGACAGCGCGGCGGGCACCCGCGTCGTCGTCACCCAGGGCGTGGTGACGCTCGGAATCGAAGGCGGCAAGCAGGATACGCTCCGCGCCGGCGACCGCGGCCACACGGCGGGCCGGCGCGTGCGGGTGGAGCGCCGCGCCGCCACGGGCGATGACGTGGCGTGGACGCGCGGGGAGATCGTCTTCCGCGACGTGCCGCTCGCCACCGCCGCCGCGGAGCTGCGCCGCTGGTTCGGCGTGACGGTGGTCGTCGACGATCCGGCGCTCGCGCGGCGCCGCATCAACGCCAGCTTCGACCGGAGCCAGAGCGTGGACGATGTCCTGCGCGTGCTCGCGGCCACTACGGGCGGGGCGGTGCAGCGGCGGGGGGAACGGCTCTTCATCACGCGCGCGGGGCCGTGA
- a CDS encoding TonB-dependent receptor: protein MTPSAWFGRMMAAAGLLACAAASAHAQAPCAAAASSGRAWAAPLDHEVTLRASDVPLRDALDRVSAAARVRLSYASDLVPLDRRVCVQASRAPLGDVLAALLAGFRAEPRVVTGQVVLAPSARADTLRPMQERVNVLEGIVVTGSPAGASRRSVTVALDAVSGRSLERRDARTIAQVLNAAAPGVWAWSASPSNLLAQYGSVRGASSFGATYPKVYVDGVEAANPLLVTEIDPEGVERVEVIRGPQGAALYGSDAISGVVNVVTRHPGAEGESARVEVRSRGGVTASDYAPSPPPTHEERIAVRTGSNLRSAGAALTVGGTGEVFPGADSRRVSAVADGRWVARNAIATATMRFTDRRAGSGENPLVSAIVTSPDSAGLTSTGQSLQRYTLGTTAVLTPDGPWTHTFLAGVDGYWLDHVEDAVNPFPLTTDPALRVSAGSGHRGSLRASSTLRLGHGDDAQGTLTIAAEHSALRQRTEAEVAPDSAGRLDTRLRNEITESWRHSTGILAQSSGAWRNTLFGSAGVRVERNDAFTGNTVAVLPMLGAAWVHGIGGAEVKLRAAYGRGIRPARNPVRAHIRHDGRGGIVNVLEPETQSGIELGAELYAGRAFSLQVTRFDQLASGLIQDVAVGVDTIARGGPAPPERRVRFALQNVGAIDNAGWEMQGALTRGPLTLSGTMALVDSRVRRIAAGYLGDLRPGDRVLAVPARTATLAAEWERGRWTAGLTAARAWDWINYDRLALARDFSEQTRIPREMLGAALRQYWREYDGSTDLRITATRQVSARLWITAAADNLLGGQLGEPDNATIRPGRSSMLGLQARF, encoded by the coding sequence GTGACGCCCAGCGCGTGGTTCGGGAGGATGATGGCCGCCGCCGGGCTTCTTGCCTGCGCGGCGGCCTCCGCGCACGCGCAGGCCCCGTGCGCGGCGGCGGCCTCGTCCGGACGTGCGTGGGCGGCGCCGCTGGATCACGAGGTGACGCTCCGCGCGAGCGACGTCCCCCTCCGCGATGCGCTGGACCGCGTGTCGGCGGCGGCGCGGGTGCGGCTCTCGTACGCGTCCGACCTGGTGCCGCTCGACCGGCGCGTCTGCGTGCAGGCGTCGCGCGCGCCGCTCGGCGACGTGCTGGCGGCGCTGCTGGCCGGCTTCCGCGCCGAGCCGCGGGTAGTGACGGGGCAGGTGGTGCTGGCTCCCTCCGCGCGTGCCGACACGCTCAGGCCCATGCAGGAGCGCGTCAACGTGCTGGAGGGGATCGTGGTGACGGGGAGCCCCGCCGGTGCCTCCCGCCGCTCGGTCACGGTCGCGCTGGATGCCGTGAGCGGGCGCTCGCTGGAACGCCGCGACGCGCGCACCATCGCGCAGGTGCTCAACGCCGCCGCGCCCGGTGTGTGGGCGTGGAGCGCGTCGCCCTCCAACCTCCTCGCCCAGTACGGGAGCGTGCGCGGGGCGAGCTCCTTCGGCGCCACCTATCCCAAGGTGTACGTGGATGGAGTGGAGGCCGCCAACCCGCTGCTGGTCACCGAGATCGACCCGGAGGGGGTGGAGCGCGTGGAGGTGATCCGCGGGCCGCAGGGCGCGGCGCTCTACGGATCGGATGCCATCAGCGGTGTGGTCAACGTCGTCACCCGCCACCCCGGCGCGGAAGGGGAGAGCGCGCGGGTGGAGGTGCGCAGCCGCGGCGGCGTGACGGCGAGCGACTACGCGCCGTCGCCGCCGCCCACGCACGAGGAGCGCATCGCCGTGCGCACCGGCTCCAACCTGCGCTCCGCTGGCGCCGCGCTCACCGTGGGCGGGACGGGCGAGGTCTTTCCCGGGGCCGATTCGAGGCGCGTCTCGGCCGTGGCGGACGGGCGCTGGGTGGCGCGCAACGCGATCGCCACGGCCACGATGCGCTTCACCGACCGGCGGGCAGGGAGCGGCGAGAACCCGCTGGTGAGCGCGATCGTCACCTCGCCGGACAGCGCCGGCCTCACCTCGACCGGGCAGTCGCTGCAGCGCTACACCCTCGGCACCACGGCGGTGCTGACGCCCGATGGGCCGTGGACGCACACCTTTCTCGCGGGCGTGGACGGCTACTGGCTGGACCACGTGGAGGACGCGGTGAATCCCTTTCCGCTCACCACCGACCCCGCGCTCCGGGTGTCGGCGGGGAGCGGGCACCGCGGAAGCCTGCGCGCCAGCAGCACCCTGCGCCTCGGCCACGGCGACGACGCGCAGGGGACGCTGACCATCGCGGCGGAGCACTCGGCGCTGCGCCAGCGCACCGAAGCCGAAGTAGCGCCCGATTCCGCCGGCCGTCTCGACACGCGGCTGCGAAACGAGATCACGGAATCGTGGCGCCACAGCACGGGCATCCTGGCGCAGTCCAGCGGCGCCTGGCGCAACACGCTGTTCGGGAGCGCGGGGGTGCGGGTGGAGCGCAACGACGCCTTCACCGGCAACACCGTCGCCGTGCTCCCGATGCTGGGCGCGGCCTGGGTGCACGGGATCGGGGGGGCCGAGGTGAAGCTGCGGGCGGCGTACGGGCGCGGCATCCGGCCGGCGCGTAACCCAGTGCGCGCGCACATCCGCCACGACGGGCGCGGCGGCATCGTCAACGTGCTCGAGCCGGAGACGCAGTCGGGGATCGAGCTGGGGGCGGAGCTGTACGCGGGGCGCGCGTTCTCCCTCCAGGTGACCCGCTTCGACCAGCTGGCGAGCGGGCTGATCCAGGACGTGGCGGTGGGGGTGGACACGATCGCGCGCGGCGGTCCCGCTCCGCCCGAGCGCCGCGTGCGCTTCGCCCTGCAGAACGTGGGCGCCATCGACAACGCGGGCTGGGAGATGCAGGGTGCCCTCACGCGCGGTCCCCTCACCCTTTCCGGCACGATGGCGCTGGTGGACAGCCGGGTGCGCCGCATCGCCGCGGGCTACCTGGGCGACCTGCGCCCCGGCGACCGCGTCCTGGCCGTCCCCGCGCGCACCGCCACCCTCGCGGCCGAGTGGGAGCGCGGGCGGTGGACGGCCGGGCTCACGGCGGCGCGCGCGTGGGACTGGATCAACTACGACCGGCTGGCGCTGGCCCGGGATTTCAGCGAGCAGACGCGCATTCCGCGCGAGATGCTGGGGGCGGCGCTTCGGCAGTACTGGCGCGAGTACGACGGGAGCACGGACCTGCGCATCACCGCCACCCGGCAGGTCAGCGCGCGCCTGTGGATCACCGCCGCGGCCGACAACCTCCTGGGCGGCCAACTCGGCGAGCCTGACAACGCCACCATCCGGCCGGGGCGGTCGTCCATGCTCGGTCTCCAGGCGCGCTTCTGA
- a CDS encoding response regulator transcription factor: protein MSRPRILIVDDEPQIRRAVKNALDPLVGDVVEAWDARSGVDLAATERPDLVVLDLGLPDAAGVQVCREIRKWSTAPIVVLSARHSDQEKVTLLDAGADDYITKPFSTPELVARVRAQLRRASIQPESTEAALSFGGLCVDAARRVVTRDGATVHLTPTEWDLLRAFVRHRGRTLTHDQLFRAVWNRSDGDPQQYLRVHVANLRRKIEGDPLRPRLIVTEPGVGYRFDGD from the coding sequence GTGTCCCGACCGCGCATCCTCATCGTCGACGACGAGCCGCAGATCAGGAGGGCGGTGAAGAACGCCCTCGATCCGCTGGTGGGCGACGTGGTGGAAGCCTGGGATGCGCGCAGCGGCGTGGACCTGGCCGCCACCGAGCGTCCTGACCTGGTAGTGCTCGACCTGGGGTTGCCCGACGCAGCGGGGGTGCAGGTATGCCGCGAGATCAGGAAGTGGTCGACGGCGCCCATCGTGGTGCTCTCCGCCCGCCACTCGGACCAGGAAAAGGTCACGCTGCTGGATGCGGGCGCGGACGACTACATCACCAAGCCGTTCAGCACGCCGGAGCTGGTGGCGCGCGTGCGGGCCCAGCTCCGCCGCGCGAGCATCCAGCCGGAAAGCACCGAGGCGGCGCTGAGCTTCGGCGGGCTGTGCGTGGATGCGGCGCGCAGGGTCGTCACGCGCGACGGCGCCACGGTGCACCTGACCCCCACCGAGTGGGACCTGCTGCGCGCCTTCGTGCGGCACCGGGGGCGCACGCTGACGCACGACCAGCTCTTCCGCGCCGTCTGGAACCGCTCGGACGGCGACCCGCAGCAGTACCTGCGCGTCCACGTGGCCAACCTGCGCCGCAAGATCGAGGGCGATCCGCTGCGGCCGCGGCTGATCGTGACCGAGCCGGGAGTCGGCTACCGTTTCGACGGCGACTGA
- a CDS encoding DUF4249 family protein, which translates to MALLKIAALAILAAGCELARDPVTIDVERRELMVHSVLEAGSDTVAVLLTRVAVEGDSVAPSAQLVSGAAVRITGGGESVLLDEGSAGCLADAGAAGCYTGIVHGGVRAGETYALDVRLPGGGEARGSARVPLAPVVESPAAGSRIGVRRRPERVPAATIPVRWRGVGGAGRIGVGLVLRTLYPRTLDVPPSSCTIPQNTLWRSPAADTATLVLYQPALCHTPEGPIEPDSIRAAILVVAYDSAYARYEELVRTYPGKPLQRDRFAAGVTGALGVFAAVAGAEREIVLVPVD; encoded by the coding sequence ATGGCGCTTCTGAAGATCGCCGCTCTGGCGATCCTCGCCGCCGGGTGCGAGCTCGCGCGCGACCCCGTCACCATCGACGTGGAGCGGCGAGAGCTGATGGTGCACTCCGTCCTGGAGGCGGGGAGCGACACGGTCGCCGTCCTCCTGACCCGCGTGGCAGTCGAAGGAGATTCCGTCGCGCCGTCCGCCCAACTGGTTTCCGGCGCGGCCGTCCGGATCACGGGCGGGGGCGAGTCGGTGCTGCTGGACGAGGGTTCCGCCGGCTGCCTGGCGGACGCGGGGGCAGCGGGGTGCTACACGGGGATCGTGCACGGCGGCGTGCGCGCCGGGGAGACGTACGCGCTCGACGTCCGCCTGCCGGGGGGAGGGGAGGCGCGAGGATCGGCCCGGGTGCCGCTGGCGCCGGTGGTGGAATCGCCAGCCGCGGGCTCCCGGATCGGAGTGCGGCGCAGACCGGAGCGCGTGCCGGCCGCGACCATCCCCGTCCGCTGGCGCGGCGTCGGGGGCGCGGGACGCATCGGCGTGGGTCTCGTGCTCAGGACGCTGTACCCTCGCACGCTGGACGTCCCGCCCTCGTCGTGCACCATCCCGCAGAACACCCTCTGGCGCTCGCCGGCCGCGGACACGGCCACCCTCGTCCTCTATCAGCCCGCGCTCTGCCATACCCCTGAGGGCCCCATCGAGCCCGATTCGATCCGCGCGGCCATCCTGGTGGTGGCGTACGATTCCGCGTACGCACGCTACGAGGAGCTGGTGCGCACGTACCCCGGCAAGCCGCTCCAGCGGGATCGGTTCGCGGCCGGCGTCACCGGCGCTCTCGGCGTGTTCGCGGCCGTCGCCGGGGCCGAGCGGGAGATCGTGCTGGTGCCGGTCGACTGA
- a CDS encoding potassium transporter Kup, with amino-acid sequence MHRTDSDPRSSYLVALSLGALGVVYGDIGTSPLYALRDAFLKEHGVLPTPSNVLGVLSLIFWALILIISVKYLVFILRADNGGEGGILALTSLVTPTRESGGRVILLLGLFGTALLYGDGMLTPAVSVLSAVEGLEVTTPMFEPWTVPITIAILVATFSIQSHGTAGVGKVFGPVTMVWFATIGALGLRWIAREPGVLGAVNPLHGVRFFVENGWNGFLVLGAVFLVVTGGEALYADMGHFGRKPIRLAWFCVVLPALLLNYFGQGALLMHDPAAVVNPFYRMVPPWALYPVVLIATAATVIASQALISGAFSLTMQAVKLGYVPRMRIEHTSERQAGQIYIPAVNWTLMVSCIALVAGFQSSSRLTAAYGVAVTTTMVITTILFFTVERAIWKWSLPLSIAVAGFFLVIDLGFWGANIIKVPHGGWFPLVVGAVVFTLLTTWKKGRRILAERLHERTLPRALFLREMESSPPARVPGTAVFMYSDPDGTPPALLHSLKHYRVMHQTLVFLSVETGEVPYRDAEERARVTRLGDGIFQVVLRYGFMEDVDIPAALHALRHPGLPMRPMETSYFLGRETLIAAGRRGMARWRERLFALMSRNAGSAGSYFRLPPNRVVELGAQIEL; translated from the coding sequence ATGCACCGCACCGATTCCGATCCACGAAGCAGCTACCTCGTGGCGCTTTCGCTGGGCGCGCTGGGGGTCGTTTACGGCGACATCGGCACAAGCCCGCTCTACGCGTTGAGGGACGCGTTCCTGAAAGAGCACGGGGTGCTGCCCACGCCAAGCAACGTGCTGGGAGTGCTGTCGCTGATCTTCTGGGCGCTGATCCTCATCATCTCCGTCAAGTACCTCGTCTTCATCCTGCGCGCCGACAACGGCGGGGAGGGCGGGATCCTCGCGCTCACCTCTCTTGTCACTCCGACGCGCGAGAGTGGGGGGCGCGTGATCCTCCTGCTGGGGCTATTCGGGACGGCGCTGCTGTACGGCGACGGGATGCTCACGCCCGCCGTGTCCGTGCTCTCCGCCGTCGAGGGGCTGGAGGTCACGACCCCGATGTTCGAGCCGTGGACCGTCCCCATCACCATCGCGATCCTGGTGGCGACGTTCTCCATCCAGAGCCACGGAACGGCCGGGGTGGGAAAGGTGTTCGGGCCGGTGACCATGGTGTGGTTCGCCACCATCGGCGCGCTGGGCCTGCGCTGGATCGCGCGGGAGCCGGGGGTGCTGGGGGCCGTGAACCCGCTCCACGGCGTGCGCTTCTTCGTGGAGAACGGGTGGAACGGCTTCCTCGTGCTCGGCGCCGTCTTCCTGGTGGTGACCGGCGGCGAGGCGCTGTACGCGGACATGGGGCACTTCGGCAGGAAGCCGATCCGCCTGGCGTGGTTCTGCGTGGTGCTTCCCGCGCTGCTGCTCAACTACTTCGGGCAGGGGGCGCTGCTGATGCACGACCCCGCCGCCGTCGTCAACCCGTTCTACCGCATGGTGCCGCCCTGGGCGCTCTACCCGGTGGTGCTCATCGCCACGGCCGCGACGGTGATCGCGTCGCAGGCGCTGATCTCCGGCGCGTTCTCGCTGACGATGCAGGCGGTGAAGCTGGGCTACGTGCCGCGCATGCGCATCGAGCACACCTCCGAGCGCCAGGCCGGGCAGATCTACATCCCGGCGGTCAACTGGACGCTGATGGTGTCGTGCATCGCGCTCGTCGCCGGCTTCCAGTCGTCCAGCCGGCTGACGGCGGCGTACGGCGTTGCGGTGACCACCACGATGGTCATCACCACGATCCTCTTCTTCACGGTGGAGCGCGCGATCTGGAAGTGGAGCCTGCCGCTCTCCATCGCCGTCGCGGGCTTCTTCCTGGTGATCGACCTGGGCTTCTGGGGCGCGAACATCATCAAGGTCCCGCACGGCGGATGGTTCCCGCTGGTGGTGGGCGCCGTCGTGTTCACCCTGCTGACCACCTGGAAGAAGGGCCGCCGCATCCTCGCCGAGCGCCTCCACGAACGGACGCTGCCGCGCGCGCTCTTTCTGCGGGAGATGGAGTCGAGCCCGCCCGCGCGCGTGCCCGGTACGGCCGTCTTCATGTACAGCGATCCCGACGGCACGCCGCCGGCGCTGCTGCACAGCCTCAAGCACTACAGGGTGATGCACCAGACGCTCGTCTTCCTCTCGGTGGAGACGGGCGAGGTGCCGTACCGCGACGCGGAGGAGCGCGCCCGCGTGACGCGGCTGGGCGACGGGATCTTCCAGGTCGTGCTGCGCTACGGCTTCATGGAGGACGTCGACATCCCCGCCGCCCTCCACGCTCTCCGTCACCCCGGTCTGCCGATGCGGCCGATGGAGACGAGCTACTTCCTGGGCCGCGAAACGCTGATCGCGGCGGGCCGCCGGGGGATGGCGCGCTGGCGGGAGCGGCTTTTCGCGCTAATGTCGCGCAACGCGGGGAGCGCGGGCTCGTACTTCCGCCTGCCGCCCAACCGCGTCGTCGAGCTCGGCGCGCAGATCGAGCTCTGA